In Prunus dulcis chromosome 1, ALMONDv2, whole genome shotgun sequence, the following are encoded in one genomic region:
- the LOC117613816 gene encoding transcription factor MYB3R-1 — MEGDRTNSTPSEGLGDSIQKVRALHGRTSGPTRRSTKGQWTPEEDEILQRAVQRFKGKNWKKIAECFKDRTDVQCLHRWQKVLNPELVKGPWSKEEDEIIIELVKKYGPKKWSTIAQHLPGRIGKQCRERWHNHLNPGINKEAWTQDEELALIRAHQMYGNKWAELTKFLPGRTDNAIKNHWNSSVKKKLDSYLKSGLLTQFQGLPHVGHQNQSILSSSSRMQSSGDDSGAKAAEGEEISECSQDSTVAGCFLSATEMTNVVPHPREEFQINEVSRLGNDPSCSPASCSEPYYPSIGDATFSIPEIPPEMVCSKFIEQNFSHEAGASMSGNFQFNLHELPINSSLECGQESSRMHTHCVGCNESHEGVNAPFQTSTSMGNMAVGFVKSEHMLISDDECCRVLFSDAMNGGCFSSGDFTNGANMVDLGACTDSVLLQPSNLQISETGRTSASQVYHPLSSDVTGTSCSQVVSAHEGPLIYAGEPSHLFRVQEQEFVTNSNDGFIYTNDSASNDTGMQEQSDLVKDPSKLVPVNTFDSGLDSQNCPVDVRSDEQTEQQDGGALCYEPPRFPSLDIPFFSCDLVQSGNDMQQEYSPLGIRQLMMSSMNCLTPYRLWDSPSRESSPDAVLKSAAKTFTGTPSILKKRHRDLLSPLSPLSDRRIDKRLGTDLTSSLARDFSRLDVMFEDSEEKTTLLSPSSNKNRNSDSPSEDKENKGTCESRIEKGTDSAALSDDGIAHKDFDNGESQEKTKQFQGIADIDAKNKVDVVPTSQIAQQTSGVLVEHNANDLLLCSPVGCKAEKALGTSTRTPRSQFRKSFEATNPGVPSKSFSARQCASVKSPTICVKKHESYSLVDTCVQSDSLSVHPETTGDNAGNDISIENIFGDTPFKRSIESPSAWKSPWFINSFVPGPRVDTEISIEDIGFFMSPGDRSYDAIGLMKQISEQTAAAYANAQEVLGNETPETLFRERRKNQALVDPENNHGPPNQPGSSSLSAANVLVERRTLDFSECGTPGKGTENAKSSNAKTFSSPSSYLLKGCR; from the exons ATGGAAGGTGACAGAACAAATTCTACTCCCTCAGAAGGGCTCGGTGACAGTATTCAGAAAGTTAGAGCTCTCCATGG GAGGACTAGTGGGCCTACAAGGCGTTCTACAAAAGGACAATGGACACCTGAAGAg GATGAAATCTTGCAGAGGGCAGTTCAGCGTTTTAAAGGaaagaattggaaaaaaatag CGGAGTGTTTCAAGGATCGGACTGATGTGCAATGCCTACATAGGTGGCAGAAAGTCTTGAATCCAGAGCTGGTCAAAGGTCCATGGTCTAAAGAG GAGGATGAAATTATTATTGAATTGGTGAAAAAATACGGGCCAAAAAAGTGGTCCACCATTGCACAACATTTACCTGGACGTATTGGTAAGCAATGCCGGGAAAG GTGGCATAATCATCTTAATCCTGGCATAAACAAAGAGGCATGGACACAGGACGAGGAGCTGGCTCTGATTCGTGCACATCAAATGTATGGGAACAAATGGGCAGAGCTAACGAAGTTCTTGCCTGGAAG GACAGACAATGCTATAAAAAATCACTGGAACAGCTCTGTGAAGAAGAAGTTGGATTCTTACTTGAAATCGGGTTTACTTACACAGTTTCAAGGACTGCCTCATGTTGGACATCAAAACCAATCCATTTTGTCATCTTCTTCAAGAATGCAGAGCAGTGGAGATGATAGTGGTGCCAAAGCTgcagaaggagaagaaatttCAGAATGCAGTCAAGATTCTACTGTTGCTGGTTGCTTTCTCTCGGCAACGGAAATGACCAATGTGGTACCACATCCTAGAGAGGAATTTCAGATAAATGAAGTATCCCGTTTAGGAAATGACCCAAGCTGCAGTCCAGCGTCTTGTTCAGAACCATATTACCCATCTATAGGAGATGCCACTTTTTCCATCCCAGAAATACCTCCTGAAATGGTTTGCTCCAAATTCATAGAGCAAAATTTTTCACATGAGGCTGGAGCTTCAATGAGTGGGAATTTCCAGTTTAATCTGCATGAGTTACCTATCAATTCCTCACTAGAATGTGGCCAGGAATCATCAAGGATGCATACTCATTGTGTGGGTTGTAATGAGAGCCATGAAGGGGTGAACGCTCCATTTCAAACTTCTACTTCCATGGGGAATATGGCCGTGGGTTTTGTTAAATCAGAGCACATGTTGATATCTGACGATGAATGTTGCAGGGTATTATTTTCAGATGCAATGAATGGTGGATGTTTTTCCTCTGGAGATTTTACAAATGGTGCAAACATGGTTGATTTGGGTGCTTGCACAGATTCAGTACTTCTACAACCATCAAACCTCCAGATATCTGAAACTGGGAGAACTTCAGCTTCACAAGTATATCATCCTTTGAGTTCTGATGTAACTGGAACTTCGTGCTCTCAAGTAGTTTCTGCTCATGAAGGTCCGCTTATATATGCTGGAGAACCTAGTCATTTATTCAGGGTTCAAGAGCAAGAGTTTGTCACAAATTCAAATGACGGGTTTATCTATACCAATGACTCTGCCAGCAATGATACAGGAATGCAAGAGCAATCAGATCTGGTTAAGGATCCTTCAAAATTAGTACCTGTAAATACATTTGATTCAGGATTGGATTCGCAAAATTGTCCTGTGGATGTGAGGTCAGATGAGCAGACAGAACAGCAGGATGGCGGAGCTCTATGTTATGAACCTCCTCGCTTTCCAAGCTTGGATAttccattttttagttgtgaTCTTGTACAATCTGGTAATGACATGCAGCAAGAATACAGTCCACTCGGCATTCGTCAGCTGATGATGTCTTCCATGAATTGCCTTACTCCATATAGGTTATGGGATTCACCATCTCGTGAGAGTAGCCCTGATGCTGTGCTGAAAAGTGCTGCTAAAACTTTTACAGGAACGCCGTCTATTTTGAAGAAACGACACCGAGATTTGTTGTCTCCATTGTCGCCATTGTCAGATAGAAGAATTGATAAAAGGCTTGGGACTGACCTGACCTCCTCCTTGGCCAGAGATTTTTCACGTCTTGATGTTATGTTTGAAGATAGTGAGGAAAAAACAACTTTACTCTCTCCATCTTCTAATAAGAATAGGAATTCTGATTCCCCCAGTGAAGATAAAGAGAACAAAGGTACATGTGAAAGCAGAATAGAAAAAGGAACTGACAGCGCTGCATTATCAGATGATGGAATTGCACATAAAGATTTTGATAACGGTGAATCCCAGGAAAAGACAAAGCAGTTCCAAGGAATTGCTGATATTGATGCTAAGAATAAGGTTGATGTTGTCCCCACTTCACAAATT GCGCAACAGACCTCTGGAGTTCTTGTTGAACATAACGCAAATGATCTGCTATTGTGTTCTCCTGTTGGTTGTAAAGCTGAAAAAGCTTTGGGCACAAGTACTAGAACTCCTAGAAGTCAGTTTCGTAAAAGCTTTGAAGCTACAAACCCAGGAGTCCCTTCTAAATCTTTTTCTGCAAGACAATGCGCATCGGTTAAATCCCCTACTATATGTGTGAAAAAGCATGAAAGTTACTCACTTGTAGATACATGTGTACAATCTGATTCTTTGTCAGTTCACCCAGAAACAACTGGTGATAATGCTGGGAATGATATCAGTATTGAAAACAT ATTTGGTGACACTCCGTTCAAAAGAAGTATAGAATCTCCTTCAGCATGGAAATCCCCTTGGTTTATCAACTCCTTTGTACCTGGCCCAAGGGTTGATACTGAAATTTCAATTGAG GATATTGGGTTTTTTATGAGCCCTGGGGATAGAAGCTATGATGCAATTGGGTTGATGAAGCAGATAAGTGAGCAGACTGCTGCTGCCTATGCCAATGCCCAGGAAGTTCTGGGAAATGAAACCCCTGAAACATTATTCAGggaaagacgtaaaaaccaagCCTTGGTGGACCCTGAGAACAATCATGGCCCACCTAATCAGCCTGGGAGCAGTTCCCTTTCGGCTGCAAATGTTTTG GTGGAGCGTCGCACCCTTGACTTTAGTGAGTGTGGGACACCTGGCAAGGGAACAGAAAATGCCAAGTCTTCTAATGCTAAAACCTTTTCAAGTCCGTCTAGTTATTTGTTGAAGGGATGCAGATAA